In Deltaproteobacteria bacterium, the genomic window ATCAGGTGGCAGTGACGAAATGACCGATTTTGAACGTCTCATAAACATTGACCGTCGGGTCCTCTGGCATCCCTATACCCAGATGAAGGATTTTGCGCACGAACCGTTTCTGTTTGTGGATCGGGCCGAGGGTGTCCGCCTTTTTGATGGAGAGGGAAGGGCGTACTATGACACCATCTCCTCTTGGTGGTGCATCGTCCACGGGCACGGCCACCCCCGTATCAAGGCCGCTGTCAAGGCGCAAATGGACCGCCTCGAGCAGGTCCACTTCGCAGGCACCACCCACCGGCCTGCCATCCTGCTGGCCGAGCGTCTCGTCTCCCTGAGTCCACCCGGTCTCACCCGCGTCTTCTTTTCCGACAACGGCTCGACCGCCTGCGAGGTGGCGATAAAGATGTCCTTTCAGTACTGGAAACAGGCAGGCTTCCCTGGGCGGGAGCGTTTCATATCCGTTGACCGCGGCTATCATGGGGACACCATCGGGACCATGAGCCTCGGTGGGACGGCCGGGTTCCACGGTCTCTTCGCCCCGCTCTTCTTTCCCTCGTTCCGGATCCCATCCCCGTACTGTTACCGTTGCCCTGCCGGGAGAAACGACCCTGATTCCTGCGGGCTTGACTGCCTGGCCCCATTGGAGTCCATATTTGCCGAACACGAAGAGGAGATAGCGGGAGTGATCCTCGAGCCCCTCGTCCAGGCAGCCGGGGGCATGATCGTCTATCCTGTGCGGTATCTTGAACGGCTCGCCGAGATCGTTAAGGCCCATGGCGTCCACCTGATTCTGGATGAGGTCGCCACGGGTTTTGGCCGTACCGGGACATTTTTTGCCGTGGATCATGCAAGGATCAGGCCGGATTTTCTGTGTCTATCCAAGGGGCTTACAGGGGGTTTTCTCCCCATGGGCGCAACCATCACGACAGAAGAGGTCTTTCAGGCCTTTTACGACGACTACGAAAAGGGAAAGACCTTTTTCCACGGCCATACCTTCACTGGCAATCCCCTTGCCGCAACAGCGGCCCTTGCATCCCTTGATGTATTTGAGGAGGAGGGGGTCATGGATGGACTGGTCAAAAAGGCTAAGCGTCTCCAGGAGGGGAAGGAACGGTTCCGTTCGCTTCCCCACATGGGCGATGTGCGCGGGATAGGGATGATCGCGGCATTTGAGATCGTCCGGGATCCCATGACCAGAGAGCCCTTTGACCCAGCTCTCCGTATAGGCTGGAGGATCTATCGGAACGGGCTCGAAAAGGGG contains:
- the bioA gene encoding adenosylmethionine--8-amino-7-oxononanoate transaminase, producing MTDFERLINIDRRVLWHPYTQMKDFAHEPFLFVDRAEGVRLFDGEGRAYYDTISSWWCIVHGHGHPRIKAAVKAQMDRLEQVHFAGTTHRPAILLAERLVSLSPPGLTRVFFSDNGSTACEVAIKMSFQYWKQAGFPGRERFISVDRGYHGDTIGTMSLGGTAGFHGLFAPLFFPSFRIPSPYCYRCPAGRNDPDSCGLDCLAPLESIFAEHEEEIAGVILEPLVQAAGGMIVYPVRYLERLAEIVKAHGVHLILDEVATGFGRTGTFFAVDHARIRPDFLCLSKGLTGGFLPMGATITTEEVFQAFYDDYEKGKTFFHGHTFTGNPLAATAALASLDVFEEEGVMDGLVKKAKRLQEGKERFRSLPHMGDVRGIGMIAAFEIVRDPMTREPFDPALRIGWRIYRNGLEKGLILRPLGDVTYLFLPLSVTEGEIDDILDRTYEVLSGVRRML